One genomic segment of Candidatus Nitrosocosmicus arcticus includes these proteins:
- a CDS encoding ArsR/SmtB family transcription factor, giving the protein MLNYLILWIRHGKAINDDSRRQILILKDSDKTPSEISKQFSFSLLAVSVHLKILRESHLVKERKIGQNKAYSVNREGMAPMSQFFDQFWDDNLGSLS; this is encoded by the coding sequence TTGCTTAATTATTTAATACTGTGGATTCGGCATGGAAAGGCTATCAATGATGATAGTAGAAGACAAATACTTATACTCAAGGATAGTGACAAGACACCAAGCGAAATATCAAAACAGTTTAGTTTTTCTTTACTGGCTGTTTCAGTTCATCTAAAAATATTAAGGGAATCACATCTTGTTAAAGAAAGGAAAATAGGACAAAACAAAGCATATTCGGTTAATAGAGAAGGTATGGCACCAATGAGTCAATTCTTTGACCAATTCTGGGACGATAATTTGGGTAGTCTATCCTGA
- a CDS encoding pyridoxamine 5'-phosphate oxidase family protein, with the protein MKIISATSEIPSMTKEEAEKFLESKLNLQLATIDEQGNPNIQPVWFYYNKDEEKLWINTSKSAKKTRNIRMRPTIYFSIDDENPPVRGVKGRGIATIIEDPKIVVPLGDRISLKYLGTLDHPIAKMISEDSKKGEVVLIEIGPKFFSTWDYGKMQF; encoded by the coding sequence ATGAAAATTATTAGTGCCACCTCCGAAATTCCCAGTATGACCAAGGAAGAAGCAGAGAAATTTCTTGAAAGTAAATTGAATTTGCAGTTGGCTACTATCGATGAGCAAGGTAATCCAAATATCCAGCCCGTCTGGTTTTACTATAACAAAGATGAGGAAAAACTCTGGATAAACACATCTAAATCAGCTAAGAAAACTCGAAATATCCGAATGAGGCCAACTATTTATTTTTCCATAGATGATGAAAATCCTCCAGTTAGGGGAGTTAAAGGTAGAGGTATTGCAACCATAATAGAAGATCCAAAAATAGTTGTTCCACTAGGAGATAGAATTAGTTTGAAATATCTTGGCACACTAGATCATCCTATAGCAAAAATGATATCAGAAGATTCGAAGAAGGGGGAAGTTGTACTTATTGAAATTGGTCCAAAGTTCTTTTCTACTTGGGATTACGGTAAAATGCAGTTCTGA
- a CDS encoding ABC transporter permease, translating into MIRILNQLIGLYVREIKNTFRSPAIIVLSIIQPLLWIIFFGSSFASAPRAFLEDFFHTDNYIAFLVSGQLSTSMLFVGMFSSLSLIQDKKSGYLRRIMVTPTRNYTIFLSKVLGASTRGMLQVPIVFAGIMLFGVQVPDIIGLVAFIVSLFLLSLGLSSIYLFLTMKSSDWQIPTVVSNFINLPLMFSSTALFPNENFPTWMQIISNLNPVSFSSTFGREIIISGNIANANWLYFFYLIIFATIMLLIGVIVANKTLRID; encoded by the coding sequence ATGATTAGAATATTAAATCAACTTATTGGATTGTATGTGAGGGAAATAAAAAACACGTTTAGAAGTCCTGCCATAATCGTATTAAGCATCATCCAACCTTTATTATGGATAATTTTTTTTGGGAGCAGTTTTGCTTCCGCACCAAGAGCGTTTCTTGAAGATTTCTTTCATACGGATAATTACATAGCATTCCTTGTATCAGGACAGCTTTCTACTTCGATGCTATTTGTAGGAATGTTTAGTTCATTAAGTCTCATTCAAGATAAGAAATCTGGATATCTAAGAAGAATAATGGTCACCCCTACTAGAAATTATACTATATTCCTATCAAAAGTATTAGGAGCTTCAACCCGCGGGATGCTGCAAGTTCCAATCGTCTTTGCTGGTATAATGTTATTTGGCGTACAAGTTCCGGACATAATTGGATTAGTGGCTTTTATAGTATCATTATTCCTTCTTAGTTTAGGTCTTTCTTCGATATATCTATTCTTAACAATGAAAAGTTCAGACTGGCAAATCCCCACTGTAGTATCCAACTTCATAAACCTTCCTCTGATGTTTTCTAGTACTGCTCTGTTTCCAAACGAAAACTTTCCGACTTGGATGCAAATAATTTCAAACCTAAATCCCGTTTCATTTTCGTCTACGTTTGGAAGAGAAATTATTATTTCTGGCAATATTGCTAATGCTAACTGGTTGTATTTTTTTTATCTCATAATTTTTGCTACCATCATGTTACTAATAGGCGTAATAGTCGCGAATAAAACTTTGAGAATTGATTGA
- a CDS encoding ABC transporter ATP-binding protein has translation MYGSQTAVDQINLQIKSGSIFGLLGPNGAGKTTVIKMLTGLSKPTQGKALVAGYDVTTHSLKVKENIGWVSSEVILDDSLTIMENIWIQSRLHSMNNTWKKKATGLLKYLELDEKDNKKVGKFSTGMKKKLEIIMALLHDPKVLFMDEPTIGLDANSRRLLWRLIRKINAQYGVTILLTTHYIEEADVLCDDIAIINNGKIVATGSPQQIKSRTSGDIVEIDFSSYFDYKVLESVSGILEIIEIGLENSDKEKRTRSERSLRLRIKVRNAETILPELISKISEFQPSLIKSIKIEKPNLESAFLELTGRRFEEMEETTYDQK, from the coding sequence GTGTATGGGTCACAAACTGCCGTTGATCAAATAAATTTACAAATCAAAAGTGGAAGTATATTTGGCTTATTGGGCCCGAATGGGGCCGGTAAGACTACGGTGATTAAGATGTTAACTGGCTTATCTAAACCAACTCAAGGGAAAGCACTAGTTGCAGGGTATGATGTTACTACTCATTCTTTAAAAGTGAAGGAAAATATAGGTTGGGTTTCATCTGAGGTAATTTTGGATGACTCTCTTACAATAATGGAGAATATTTGGATTCAATCTAGGTTACATAGTATGAATAATACTTGGAAGAAAAAAGCAACTGGGTTATTGAAATACTTGGAATTGGATGAAAAAGACAATAAAAAGGTTGGAAAATTTTCGACTGGGATGAAAAAGAAGTTGGAAATCATCATGGCGCTATTGCATGATCCCAAGGTACTGTTTATGGATGAACCAACAATTGGACTAGACGCAAATTCCAGAAGATTGCTTTGGAGATTGATAAGGAAAATAAATGCGCAATATGGAGTTACGATATTATTAACTACTCATTATATCGAAGAAGCTGATGTATTGTGTGATGATATTGCGATAATTAACAATGGCAAAATTGTAGCTACCGGCTCACCACAACAGATAAAGTCTAGAACCAGCGGCGACATTGTGGAAATTGATTTCTCCTCATATTTCGACTATAAGGTTTTAGAAAGTGTTAGTGGGATACTAGAAATAATTGAAATAGGTTTAGAAAATAGTGATAAAGAAAAAAGAACACGATCAGAGAGATCTTTGAGATTACGTATTAAAGTCAGGAATGCTGAAACTATTTTACCGGAATTAATTTCTAAAATATCAGAGTTTCAGCCATCACTTATTAAATCAATCAAGATAGAAAAACCAAATTTGGAATCAGCTTTCCTAGAACTGACCGGAAGACGATTTGAAGAAATGGAAGAAACAACCTATGATCAAAAATAG
- a CDS encoding MarR family transcriptional regulator, producing the protein MSSEIIGSKLSVRSKSDLIDKVFDAITVSGEEGVFQTELCKLFSLDSRDGSRLVGNLEKQSLITREKALYRGRWTYKLVMKKTISIDAEEQKPIDVSMVEGAPCLCCSYQHLCSNEDESNQYSPAKCQIIEEWIVTSFDKFILTQEEQPS; encoded by the coding sequence TTGTCATCTGAAATTATTGGTTCAAAATTATCTGTTCGTTCTAAAAGTGATCTTATTGATAAAGTGTTCGACGCTATCACGGTAAGCGGTGAAGAGGGGGTTTTTCAAACCGAATTATGCAAACTTTTCTCGCTAGATAGTAGAGATGGTTCAAGACTGGTAGGAAATTTGGAAAAACAGTCATTAATTACACGAGAAAAAGCACTTTATCGGGGCCGATGGACATATAAACTGGTCATGAAAAAGACTATTTCTATTGATGCTGAAGAACAAAAACCTATCGATGTAAGTATGGTTGAAGGTGCACCTTGTCTTTGTTGTTCTTATCAACATCTTTGTTCAAATGAGGACGAATCAAATCAATACAGTCCTGCTAAATGTCAAATAATTGAAGAATGGATTGTAACTTCTTTTGATAAATTCATATTAACTCAGGAAGAACAACCATCCTAA
- a CDS encoding DUF4149 domain-containing protein: MFILDPLVTWIHLVFSSIWVGGAIFLGIVLAPLLKKTMPDVNKRISFMVVVGRRFNYLGGTSLIILVITGVYNARSFLDQPLFLFESTYGYILLAKIILVCIMTIVYVIHILILNKNVESRILQRDVPDEYFSSLRNKIILLGRLTVGLSIGILFLAALLDRGGVGSL, translated from the coding sequence ATGTTTATTCTTGATCCATTAGTTACATGGATTCATCTAGTTTTTTCTTCAATATGGGTGGGTGGCGCTATTTTTCTAGGAATTGTTTTGGCACCTCTTCTTAAGAAAACTATGCCAGATGTCAATAAGAGAATTTCATTCATGGTTGTAGTAGGACGCCGATTCAACTATCTAGGGGGAACTTCATTAATTATACTAGTCATTACAGGGGTGTATAATGCTCGATCGTTTTTGGACCAACCCCTCTTTTTATTTGAATCTACATATGGGTATATTCTTCTAGCTAAAATCATACTAGTATGTATAATGACAATTGTTTACGTTATCCACATTTTAATTCTAAACAAGAATGTTGAATCTCGTATTCTGCAAAGAGACGTCCCAGATGAATATTTTTCATCTTTAAGAAATAAAATAATATTATTAGGTAGATTAACTGTTGGTTTATCTATAGGCATACTGTTCCTGGCTGCATTGCTAGACAGGGGTGGAGTGGGAAGCCTCTAA
- the truD gene encoding tRNA pseudouridine(13) synthase TruD produces the protein MKQSSPDIDKLAGIEYYTTEFDGIGGTIKKNTEDFHVQEIISKIFIDQVSPDQTTSNIFPVYEIRKKGMDSSHAILTLRKKTGLDLKIVGIKDAKATTIQYASSRTRRAIKNIDLGKIKLTLVGFSRKPIEKNNLVGNTFEIRIAEPKMDKLDNILQFLGDINSLGNYYGLQRFGSERLVTHLVGRAILERKFDKATEILLTYTTKYDSKFSREIREKLRDIKSNPNLIREIPPGMDIEKNLAQAIVRGKDSITALRTIPISIRRLFVQAFQAFLFNKTLSIAIKNNFSLTIPEENDLCFDVFEDDLIFGKIRKYEKEKPTDSRVQRLPIIRLPGYSFQPGKNRFDKIIKEFMKQENLSSKDFFIKEMQELSESGGFRQACYVCKNFKYKREENSLLVGFSVPKGSYATVLLRELIKPVNPIESGF, from the coding sequence ATGAAGCAATCATCACCAGACATCGATAAACTTGCAGGAATTGAATATTATACAACAGAGTTTGATGGTATAGGCGGAACTATAAAAAAAAATACAGAGGATTTTCATGTGCAAGAAATAATAAGCAAAATTTTCATAGACCAGGTCTCTCCTGATCAGACTACAAGCAATATTTTCCCAGTTTATGAAATAAGAAAAAAGGGAATGGATTCGAGTCATGCAATTTTAACTTTGAGAAAAAAAACTGGCCTTGATCTTAAAATAGTAGGCATTAAAGATGCAAAGGCGACTACAATTCAATACGCTAGCAGCAGGACAAGAAGGGCCATAAAAAATATTGATCTTGGAAAAATAAAACTAACACTGGTTGGTTTCTCCAGAAAACCAATTGAAAAGAACAATTTGGTTGGAAACACGTTTGAAATAAGAATTGCTGAACCAAAAATGGACAAATTAGATAACATTTTACAATTTTTGGGCGATATTAATAGCTTGGGCAACTATTATGGATTACAAAGATTCGGAAGTGAAAGGTTGGTGACTCATTTGGTTGGAAGAGCCATTCTCGAAAGAAAATTTGATAAGGCAACGGAGATCTTATTGACTTATACCACTAAATATGATTCAAAATTTAGTCGGGAAATCAGGGAAAAATTGAGAGACATCAAAAGTAATCCAAATTTAATACGAGAAATCCCCCCTGGAATGGATATAGAGAAAAATTTGGCTCAGGCAATAGTAAGGGGAAAAGACTCTATTACTGCCTTAAGAACAATCCCCATTAGTATCAGAAGGCTATTTGTTCAAGCATTTCAGGCGTTTCTTTTTAACAAGACCTTAAGTATCGCTATTAAGAATAACTTCTCCCTCACCATACCTGAAGAAAATGATCTCTGTTTTGATGTTTTTGAAGATGATTTGATCTTTGGAAAAATTCGTAAATATGAAAAAGAAAAACCTACGGACAGTAGAGTTCAGAGGTTGCCTATTATTAGGTTACCAGGATATTCTTTCCAACCTGGAAAAAATAGATTTGACAAGATCATAAAGGAATTCATGAAACAAGAAAATTTATCCTCCAAAGATTTTTTTATCAAGGAAATGCAGGAATTAAGTGAATCAGGTGGCTTCAGGCAAGCTTGCTATGTGTGTAAAAACTTCAAATATAAAAGAGAAGAAAACTCATTATTGGTAGGGTTCTCAGTACCTAAGGGATCATATGCAACCGTTTTGCTAAGGGAACTAATTAAACCCGTTAATCCTATCGAGTCAGGTTTTTAG
- a CDS encoding CDC48 family AAA ATPase: MSQSNTLSLKVLEAYTRDVGRGVARIDYDSMDALSASTGDVVEIRGKRKTVAKCLPLYPSDEGKGIIRVDGLVRNNAGVAIGDTVIVRKIKAVPAEKVIVAPLEAIPPIDERYLADALESVPLIKGDNVMVPYFGGRLTFQVIGVTPGPGVDAVLVTQKTVFHIAERGETLRGVPQVTYEDIGGLKEEIQKVREMIELPLRHPEIFEKLGIEAPKGVLLYGPPGTGKTLLAKAVANESNAHFISISGPEIMSKFYGESEARLREIFKETKEKAPSIIFIDEIDSITPKREEVTGEVERRVVSQLLSLMDGLEARGKVIVIAATNRPNAIDPALRRPGRFDREIEIKVPDKRGRLEILQIHARNMPLESDVNQEKIAAVSHGFVGADLEYLCKEAAMKCLRRLLPELNLSDEKIPPETLEKLIISMSDFENALKEVTPSAMREVYLESPDVEWNDIGGLDEVKRELQEAVEWPLRYPDLYTKLGHSVPKGILMHGPSGTGKTMLAKAVATESEANFISVKGPELLSKWIGESERGVREIFRRARQAAPCVVFFDEIDSIAPIRGMEGVNAGTERMVSQLLTEMDGIQELNGVVIIAATNRLDMIDSALLRPGRFDKIVFVPKPDISTRLKILEIYAKEKPLTSDVNLQRIAELTDGFSGADMSAVANTAVSLVLHEYLQQYSSPEEATKHATEAHVTMKHFEDAVKKIKTQRDMKPGEKVTLSQYR, from the coding sequence ATGTCTCAGAGTAATACTCTTTCTTTAAAGGTGCTTGAAGCTTATACCCGAGATGTAGGCCGTGGTGTTGCTAGAATTGATTATGATTCTATGGATGCTTTGAGCGCATCTACAGGTGATGTCGTGGAAATTAGAGGTAAACGTAAAACAGTTGCAAAATGCTTACCTCTTTATCCCTCGGACGAAGGTAAGGGTATAATCAGAGTTGATGGTCTGGTTAGGAATAATGCAGGCGTAGCTATAGGAGACACTGTAATTGTTAGAAAGATTAAAGCTGTTCCTGCAGAAAAAGTCATTGTTGCACCATTAGAAGCTATTCCTCCAATTGATGAACGTTATTTAGCTGATGCTCTTGAAAGTGTACCATTAATCAAAGGCGACAATGTGATGGTACCATATTTTGGCGGTAGACTTACATTTCAAGTCATAGGTGTCACACCTGGTCCTGGTGTTGATGCCGTTTTAGTTACTCAAAAAACTGTATTTCATATAGCTGAACGTGGAGAAACTCTCCGTGGAGTACCCCAAGTAACATACGAAGATATTGGTGGCTTAAAAGAAGAAATTCAAAAGGTTCGTGAAATGATAGAACTGCCATTAAGACATCCTGAAATATTTGAAAAACTGGGTATAGAGGCACCAAAGGGAGTGTTGTTGTATGGACCTCCAGGTACCGGTAAAACCTTGTTGGCAAAAGCAGTGGCCAATGAAAGTAATGCACACTTTATCAGTATCTCTGGTCCAGAAATAATGAGCAAATTCTACGGTGAATCTGAAGCAAGACTCCGTGAAATATTTAAAGAAACCAAGGAAAAGGCTCCTTCTATAATATTTATAGACGAAATAGACTCTATAACTCCAAAGCGAGAAGAAGTAACAGGAGAAGTTGAACGAAGAGTTGTATCTCAGTTATTATCTTTGATGGATGGATTAGAAGCAAGAGGTAAAGTTATAGTTATTGCTGCCACAAATAGACCAAATGCTATCGATCCAGCTCTAAGAAGACCTGGTCGATTTGACCGAGAAATTGAAATTAAAGTTCCTGATAAGCGTGGTAGATTGGAAATTCTACAAATTCATGCAAGAAATATGCCTTTAGAATCAGATGTAAATCAAGAAAAAATAGCAGCTGTGAGTCATGGTTTTGTTGGTGCAGATTTGGAATATCTCTGTAAAGAAGCTGCAATGAAATGTCTTCGACGATTGTTACCTGAACTTAACTTGTCAGATGAGAAAATCCCACCCGAGACACTTGAAAAATTGATTATATCAATGTCTGACTTTGAAAATGCTCTTAAAGAAGTAACGCCCTCTGCCATGAGGGAAGTCTATCTAGAATCTCCTGATGTTGAATGGAATGATATAGGTGGATTGGATGAAGTTAAACGAGAACTACAAGAAGCAGTGGAATGGCCATTAAGGTATCCTGACCTTTATACAAAACTAGGTCACTCTGTACCTAAAGGAATTCTGATGCACGGTCCATCTGGTACCGGAAAAACAATGCTTGCCAAGGCAGTTGCTACAGAATCTGAAGCCAATTTCATTAGCGTTAAAGGACCTGAATTATTGTCAAAATGGATAGGTGAATCTGAAAGAGGGGTTCGGGAAATTTTCCGACGTGCAAGACAAGCCGCACCATGTGTTGTTTTCTTTGATGAAATAGATTCTATCGCTCCTATCAGGGGAATGGAAGGTGTTAATGCTGGCACCGAACGAATGGTTTCTCAACTATTAACGGAAATGGATGGTATTCAAGAATTAAATGGCGTAGTTATAATAGCAGCAACCAACCGTCTCGATATGATTGACAGCGCACTACTAAGACCAGGTAGATTCGACAAGATAGTTTTTGTTCCAAAACCCGACATAAGTACAAGGTTAAAGATCTTGGAAATTTATGCAAAGGAAAAGCCCTTAACAAGTGATGTCAATTTACAGAGAATTGCCGAGCTAACTGATGGATTTAGTGGCGCAGATATGTCCGCAGTTGCAAATACGGCGGTTTCACTTGTATTACATGAGTATCTTCAACAATATAGTAGTCCTGAAGAGGCTACAAAACACGCAACGGAGGCACATGTTACTATGAAGCATTTTGAAGATGCTGTTAAAAAGATAAAAACTCAAAGAGATATGAAACCAGGAGAAAAGGTTACGCTTTCTCAATACCGATGA
- a CDS encoding tyrosine--tRNA ligase, translating into MDVEEKIRLIERPPTEEIVASNELATLFETKTTPRHYIGLEISGRLHLGSLIVTGFKINDFMKAGVQANVFLADWHTYINNKLNSDWELISKISDYYEKAFKFFCPGVNIIQGTKLYEETDDYWKNFVLFSKQITLARTLRSLTIMGRTEKDSLDFSQLLYPSMQSVDIKALDLDIVHAGTDQRKIHMLVREVFPKLGWKVPVSVHHHLLPGLSDPVSTSATSESDAGTSDDDYKIFSKMSKSNPSSSILIHDTRDEIFRKIKKAYCPTKISSNNPVLEIINYVIFHQFDEFVLERPQKYGGNLSYFSYDELKNDYEQDKIHPMDLKAATSRYLDKIISPIRNYLQNDNPVTI; encoded by the coding sequence ATGGACGTTGAAGAAAAGATCCGATTAATTGAGAGGCCTCCAACAGAAGAAATAGTGGCATCAAATGAACTTGCTACATTATTTGAAACCAAAACAACTCCTAGACATTATATAGGATTGGAAATTTCCGGAAGATTACATTTAGGTAGTCTCATAGTAACAGGTTTTAAGATCAATGATTTTATGAAGGCCGGCGTCCAAGCTAATGTGTTTCTAGCTGATTGGCATACTTATATTAATAACAAACTAAATAGTGATTGGGAATTAATTTCAAAAATTTCAGATTATTATGAAAAAGCTTTCAAATTTTTTTGCCCTGGAGTTAACATTATTCAAGGTACAAAGCTTTATGAGGAAACTGATGATTATTGGAAAAATTTTGTACTTTTTTCAAAGCAAATTACGCTTGCTAGAACATTAAGATCATTAACCATTATGGGAAGAACAGAGAAAGATTCACTTGATTTTTCCCAACTACTTTATCCTTCTATGCAATCTGTGGATATCAAAGCCCTGGATTTGGATATTGTTCATGCAGGAACGGATCAACGCAAGATCCATATGTTGGTGAGAGAAGTTTTTCCAAAGTTAGGTTGGAAAGTCCCCGTTTCTGTTCATCATCATTTGTTACCTGGTCTATCTGATCCTGTTTCTACTAGTGCTACTAGTGAATCAGACGCTGGAACATCTGATGATGATTATAAAATCTTTAGCAAAATGAGCAAGAGTAATCCGTCGAGTAGTATACTAATTCATGATACTCGGGATGAGATTTTTAGAAAAATAAAAAAAGCTTATTGTCCTACTAAGATCTCATCGAACAATCCGGTCTTAGAAATCATTAACTATGTAATATTCCATCAGTTCGATGAATTTGTATTAGAACGCCCACAAAAATATGGAGGGAACCTGTCATACTTCTCGTACGATGAACTTAAAAATGATTACGAACAAGACAAGATTCATCCAATGGATTTAAAGGCCGCAACTTCTAGATACTTAGACAAAATTATTTCCCCTATTAGAAACTATTTGCAAAATGATAATCCAGTTACCATTTGA
- a CDS encoding class I SAM-dependent methyltransferase translates to MSNQIYPPVELPEPVDVIFSNAVMHWIKDHYQLFSNFWKLLKQSGEILIQCGGKGSLGTVHSLLDLTRKSNAFKGYFHDWKDPWNFATAEETF, encoded by the coding sequence TTGTCAAATCAGATTTATCCCCCTGTCGAATTACCAGAACCAGTAGACGTTATCTTTTCTAATGCAGTAATGCATTGGATCAAAGATCATTATCAATTATTCAGTAACTTTTGGAAATTACTAAAGCAGTCTGGAGAAATCTTAATTCAATGCGGTGGTAAAGGAAGTCTAGGAACAGTCCACTCCTTGTTAGATTTAACAAGAAAAAGCAATGCTTTCAAAGGCTATTTTCATGATTGGAAAGATCCATGGAATTTTGCGACAGCCGAAGAGACGTTTTAA
- a CDS encoding AMP-binding protein, with product MEKNNIDTLEDLLMKSIENVEWYWKVVNEDLGIKWREPFNKVVDLQKGLPWCEWFVGGKCNIIDNVIQSNLDKHPNKTAFIFVNRDGIKKNLNFKELELKVNVFASALRDIGVKKGDVVGIYLPMRMESFVAIYAISKLGAVHVPIFSGFGKTALEQRLVDSNSSYLITSDFFQRRGRVINLRTHWEDVLSNTFVKKIIVEETGSTISDNPPNDSVFSFKRIYNEAFNKYDSNRKFKAELMDSGDPLFILYPSGTTGKPKGTIQTHGGFSIFSAHQSSYLIDLKSTDTIFWYADIGWITGQTWIVYGSPIVGSTAVIFEDTLDFPYVDYWAKQVDDLHVTIFGAAPTAIRQFMRNNLDFSKFHFSSLRLLVSTGERLNKEAWDWYFSKVRNNRCPVINLSGGTEIGGAILSMLPFLDNIPTSVGVPVPGLDVDILNDKGKSVDDGYLVIRNPWPGMTKGLLNDEERYLHTYWSKFPNIWSHGDKVRTDSQNMWHIW from the coding sequence ATGGAGAAAAATAATATTGATACATTAGAAGATTTGTTGATGAAATCTATAGAAAATGTTGAATGGTATTGGAAGGTCGTAAATGAGGATCTTGGAATCAAATGGAGGGAACCATTCAATAAGGTAGTTGATCTACAAAAGGGATTACCTTGGTGCGAATGGTTTGTGGGAGGGAAATGTAATATTATTGATAATGTTATTCAAAGTAATCTTGATAAACACCCAAATAAGACTGCATTTATTTTTGTAAACCGGGATGGGATAAAGAAGAATCTCAATTTTAAGGAGCTGGAATTAAAGGTAAACGTATTTGCCAGTGCCTTAAGAGATATTGGAGTTAAAAAGGGCGACGTAGTAGGAATTTATCTTCCTATGAGAATGGAATCATTTGTAGCGATTTATGCGATCTCAAAATTGGGAGCGGTTCATGTTCCTATTTTTTCCGGTTTTGGTAAGACAGCACTTGAACAGAGACTTGTTGATTCAAATTCTTCATATTTAATTACTAGTGATTTTTTTCAGAGAAGGGGCAGAGTAATTAATTTAAGAACACATTGGGAAGATGTGTTATCCAATACTTTTGTAAAAAAAATAATTGTGGAAGAAACAGGTTCCACTATTTCTGATAATCCTCCTAATGATAGTGTATTTTCCTTTAAACGAATTTATAATGAGGCATTTAACAAATATGATTCAAACAGGAAATTCAAAGCAGAGCTGATGGATTCTGGTGATCCATTATTCATTTTATACCCTTCCGGAACGACCGGAAAACCAAAAGGTACCATTCAGACACACGGTGGATTTTCTATCTTTTCCGCTCATCAGTCATCCTACTTGATAGATCTCAAATCTACTGACACTATTTTTTGGTATGCTGATATAGGTTGGATTACTGGTCAAACATGGATAGTTTATGGATCTCCTATAGTAGGATCAACTGCTGTCATTTTTGAAGATACGTTGGACTTTCCTTATGTCGATTATTGGGCAAAGCAAGTTGATGATCTGCATGTTACAATATTTGGAGCTGCTCCAACGGCGATAAGACAATTCATGAGAAATAACCTTGATTTTTCAAAGTTTCACTTTTCTTCTCTTAGGCTACTGGTTTCCACTGGCGAGCGATTGAATAAGGAAGCGTGGGATTGGTATTTTTCAAAAGTTAGGAACAATCGTTGTCCTGTTATAAATTTGTCAGGTGGCACTGAGATAGGAGGCGCAATACTAAGCATGCTTCCATTCTTGGACAATATACCTACATCTGTGGGTGTACCTGTACCAGGGTTGGATGTTGATATCTTAAATGACAAAGGTAAATCTGTGGATGATGGATATCTCGTAATTAGGAATCCGTGGCCTGGGATGACTAAAGGCTTACTGAATGACGAGGAAAGATATCTGCACACATATTGGTCAAAATTTCCTAATATTTGGAGTCATGGTGATAAAGTTCGGACGGATTCACAAAATATGTGGCATATCTGGTAG
- a CDS encoding AMP-binding enzyme encodes MKISGHRIDPSEIEEVLTSYSGIVESAAVSIPDELTGESVCIFCVLNNANITNQTKSSIKKDLEKLLISRIGKFLLPKAIYFVNDLPKNRSGKILRRLMRKKLLDIKISKDDLLLVENPESLGSFSIIKS; translated from the coding sequence ATGAAAATTTCTGGACACCGGATTGATCCTAGTGAAATTGAAGAAGTGTTAACAAGCTATTCCGGAATCGTCGAGTCAGCTGCTGTTAGCATCCCAGACGAGTTAACCGGTGAATCTGTTTGTATCTTCTGTGTTTTGAATAATGCTAATATAACAAACCAGACAAAATCTTCAATAAAGAAGGATCTTGAAAAACTATTGATAAGCCGGATTGGAAAATTTCTACTTCCTAAAGCCATATATTTTGTTAATGATCTTCCTAAGAATCGATCGGGGAAGATATTAAGAAGATTGATGCGTAAGAAACTCTTAGATATCAAAATTTCGAAAGATGACCTTTTGTTAGTCGAAAACCCCGAATCCCTTGGATCCTTCTCCATAATTAAATCATGA